The DNA region AAGTGGATGCTCTTAGCTTTATTGTTCATAAAGATTTTGCTTACGAACGAGGGAAAATCATTGTAGAGAAATTAAAAGAATTAATTCCGCGCCAGCAATTTGAAGTGCCTGTCCAAGCGGCTGTCGGACAAAAAATTGTTGCTCGTTCGACCATCAAGGCGATGCGCAAAAATGTTCTGGCTAAATGCTATGGGGGAGATATATCCCGTAAACGCAAACTCTTGGAGAAGCAAAAAGAGGGTAAAAAGCGGATGAAGCAAGTCGGTTCTGTCGAAGTTCCGCAGGAAGCATTTATGGCTGTGTTGAAAATGGACGATCAAAACAACTCAAAATAATACCGGCGATAAGGGGGAGTAGCTTGGTGAAACCAAGAGAAGCTGCTCCTTTTTATTATGAAGCTGCATGTAAGGTGGAAAATCAAGATGATTAACTCTGCATATATTCACATCCCTTTCTGTCACCACATCTGTCATTATTGCGATTTCAATAAATTCTTCTTTCAAGGGCAGCCGGTGGATGAGTATTTGGATGCACTAAAAAAAGAAATGGAATTGAGCTTGGAAGCCGATCCAACACAACGCCTTCAAACTGTCTTTGTAGGAGGAGGTACTCCAACGGCTCTAAATGAAAAACAATTGGGCCAGTTGTGCTTAAATATTGAGGAGACGCTGCCATTCAGTGAAGGCGAATATACTTTTGAAGCCAATCCTGGTGATTTAACGTTGGAAAAGTTGAAGCTGTTGAAATCATTTGGAGTCAATCGATTAAGTTACGGCGTCCAGTCCTTCAATGATGAACTTCTCAAAAAAATCGGGAGGTCCCACCAGGCTAAGGACGTGTATCATTCCATCGATAACGCACAGAAAGCAGGCTTTGAAAACATCAGCATCGATTTGATCTACAGTCTGCCCGGGCAAACAATGGGGGATTTTGAAGCGACCATAGATGAAGCCCTTCAGTTTCAGCTTCCTCATTACTCGGGATACTCGTTGATTGTAGAACCCAAAACCGTCTTCTACAACTTGATGCAAAAAGGAAAGCTGAATCTGCCGACGGAAGATGCTGAGGCGGGCATGTACGAGCTTCTGATGGAAAAAATGGATCAACATGGATTGAAGCAATATGAAATCAGCAATTTTTCTAAATCCGGCTATGAAAGCAGACATAATCTCGTGTACTGGAATAATGAAGAATACTATGGATTTGGTGCCGGCGCGCACAGCTATGTCAATGGGTGGAGGAAAGCTAACTTTGGACCTCTAAAAAAATATATGGGGCCGATCCTTGAGGGGAATCTTCCATTTATCGAAGAACATTTAGTCTCTGATGCTGAAAGAATGGAAGAAGAGATCTTTCTAGGTCTTAGAAAAGTGGAAGGTGTATCTTTAAGCAAATTTGAACAAAAATATGGACAAAAGCTTTTAGACGTATTTAAGACCCCGATAGAGGAAATGCTGGAGAAACAAATGTTGGAAGTGAACGCGAGCCACCTTCGCCTGACAAAAAAAGGCCGTTTTCTAGGCAATGAAGTTTTCCAGGCATTTTTGGGGGTAATCTAAATCATTGACATCATTTTCGCATTTTGATAATTTATTATTAGAATTAGCACTCGACATTTCAGAGTGCTAACAGAGGTGATGTTTGTTGCTTACGGATCGACAATTATTCATATTGCAAGTAATCGTAGATGATTTTATTCGATCAGCACAACCTGTCGGCTCTCGTTCCCTTTCCAAGAAAGAGGAAATAACATTCAGTTCTGCAACGATTCGAAATGAAATGGCGGACTTGGAGGACCTGGGTTTTATTGAGAAGACCCATACCTCATCAGGAAGGGTGCCGTCAGAGAAAGGCTACAGGTTTTATGTGGATCATCTTTTATCGCCGCAAAAACTTAATTCAAAGGATATTGGGATCATCCGTTCAATTTTTGCAGAAAAAATATACGAGATGGAAAAAATCGTTCAAAATTCCGCAAAGATATTATCGGAACTAACCAATTATACTTCCATTGTATTGGGGCCGGAATTAAAAGAGAATCGTTTAAAGAAGCTGCAAATTGTCCCTTTGAATTCTGAAACTGCAATCGCGATCATCGTTACCGATACTGGCCATGTGGAAAATAGGATGTTCAACATCCCAACGGGCTTGGACTCTGGTGGTATAGAAAAAATGGTCAATATTTTGAATGACAGACTGATGGGAATCCCTTTAGTCGATTTGAAAGATAAGATTTATAAGGAAGTTGCCCATATTTTAAAGCAGCACATTCAAAACTATGATTCCATTTTGGAAACAATCGGTGATACTTTGAGCGTTCAAAAGCATGAAAAAATCTTTTTCGGCGGCAAAACGAATATGCTCAATCAGCCGGAATTCAATGATGTTCAAAAGGTGCGCTCCATCTTAAACATGATTGAACAGGAACAAGGGCTTTATGAGTTGTTCAAAAAGACTCCTAAAGGGATCCATGTAAAAATCGGAAAAGAAAATCAAAATATAACAACTGAAAATGTAAGCATAATAACGGCTACTTATTCCATGGGGGATGAGCAGCTTGGAAAAATCGCTATCCTTGGTCCGACAAGAATGGAATATTCACGGGTTATCAGCCTACTGGATTTCTTGACGCATGATATGTCCCAGGCACTCACAAAGCTGTATCAAAGCGAATGATTGTGGACATATTGATAGAGATAATTACAGGCTGATTTCAGTGGTTGAAACAAAAGCTCTCTTAAGAAAAAGGTGCCTTGTTAGCTCTGGTTAACAGCACCAATGGAGCGAATTTCCGCAGAAATCAGCTATGTTTTTGTATCCCCTTCATTGTGGGCTTGGACAGTTTTAAAGTATTTTAAGGAGGTGAAGACAATGGCAGAAAACAACAAACATACAGAAGAGATGAATGAAAACGCAGAGGCGGTTGAAGAGATCTTTGATGAAACCGGAGCAGTTGAATCAACTGAGGAAACCATTTCTGAAGATGTTTCCGTAGAAGGTGCTTCAGAACTCGAGGAACTTCAACAAAAGCTTGAAGAATCCGAAAATCGTTATGTAAGACTGCGTGCAGATTTTGAAAACTTCCGTCGCCGAGTGAATTTGGATAAAGAGGCGAGTGAAAAATATAGAGCGCAAAGCTTGGTCTCGGACCTGCTTCCAGCCATTGACAACTTTGAACGCGCGCTGCAAATGGCGCCAGAGGATGAGAAGTCTAAATCTTTATTGCAAGGAATGGAAATGGTTTACAGAAGCTTGTTGGATGCTTTGAAAAAAGAAGGGGTGGAAGTAATCGAATCAGTGGGCAACGAATTTGATCCCCATCTACACCAAGCTGTTATGCAAGTCGAGGATTCAGAAGCCGGCTCAAACGTGGTGGTTGAAGAATTCCAAAAAGGGTATAAATTGAAAGATCGTGTAATCCGGCCGTCAATGGTCAAGGTCAGTCAATAAATACAATACATATTGAAACAAGGAGGAAAACAGCAATGAGCAAAATTATCGGTATTGACTTAGGTACAACAAACTCATGCGTAGCCGTTCTTGAGGGCGGGGAAGCAAAAGTAATTCCCAATCCGGAAGGAAATCGTACGACACCTTCCGTTGTTTCATTCAAAAATGGCGAGCGCCAAGTAGGTGAAGTGGCAAAGCGTCAAGCAATTACAAATCCTAACACAATCATTTCCGTCAAAAGACATATGGGTACAGACCATAAAATCGAAGCGGAAGGAAAAGACTACACTCCACAAGAAATTTCTGCGATGATCCTTCAATATTTGAAGTCATATGCTGAAGATTATTTAGGAGAAAAAGTAGAAAAAGCAGTCATTACAGTACCAGCGTATTTCAATGATGCTGAGCGCCAGGCTACAAAAGATGCGGGTAAAATTGCAGGATTGGAAGTTGAACGGATCATCAACGAACCAACTGCTGCGGCATTGGCATATGGTATGGATAAAACAGATGAAGATCAAACAATTTTAGTTTATGACCTAGGCGGAGGTACATTTGACGTATCCATCCTGGAGCTTGGCGATGGAGTATTCGAAGTACGCTCAACTGCTGGGGATAATCGTCTTGGCGGAGATGACTTCGACCAAGTCATCATCGACTATTTGGTTCAAGAATTCAAAAAGGAAAATGGCATTGATCTTTCCAAAGATAAAATGGCGCTTCAACGCTTGAAGGATGCAGCAGAAAAAGCAAAAAAAGATCTTTCTGGTGTAACATCCACTCAAATTTCCCTGCCATTCATCACTGCAGGTGAAGCAGGTCCATTGCATTTGGAAATCAATTTGACTCGCGCTAAGTTTGACGAGATTTCTGCAAGCTTGGTCGAGAGAACAATGGGGCCAACTCGCCAAGCCCTCAAGGATGCAGGCATGTCTCCATCTGATATTGATAAAGTAATCCTTGTCGGCGGATCTACCCGTATCCCGGCAGTACAAGATGCCATCAAGAAAGAAGTAGGAAAAGATCCCCATAAAGGCGTCAACCCTGATGAAGTAGTTGCGATGGGTGCAGCGATCCAAGGTGGAGTCCTCACCGGAGATGTAAAAGATGTAGTCTTACTGGACGTAACTCCGTTATCATTGGGAATCGAAACGATGGGTGCCGTATTCACAAAACTGATCGAACGCAATACGACGATCCCGACTTCAAAATCACAAGTATTCTCGACTGCTGCAGACAATCAAACAGCTGTAGACATTCACGTACTTCAAGGTGAGCGTCCGATGGCATCCGACAATAAAACGCTTGGCCGTTTCCAATTGTCTGATATTCCTCCAGCTCCTCGTGGAGTGCCGCAAATCGAAGTCAAATTTGATATCGACAAAAACGGTATCGTGAATGTCAGCGCCAAAGATCTTGGCACAGGCAAAGAACAAAACATCACCATCAAATCTTCTTCCGGACTTTCCGAGGATGAAGTAGAACGCATGGTTAAAGAAGCTGAAGAAAATGCTGACGCAGATAAAAAACGCAAAGAAGAAGTAGAACTAAAAAATGAAGCGGATCAATTAGTTTTCCAAACTGAAAAAACGTTGAAAGACCTTGAAGGCAAGGTGGAAGAAGAAGAAGTCAAAAAAGCAGAAGCTGCCAAGGAAGAATTGAAAGCAGCAATCGAAAAGAATGATTTAGAAGAAATCCGCCAAAAGAAAGATGCACTACAAGAAATTGTTCAAAATCTTTCCATGAAGCTTTACGAAGAAGCCCAAAAACAGGCTGAAGCACAGCAAGGTGCAAACGGAGGCCAAGAAGGCGGAAAAGATGATGTCGTGGACGCTGAATATGAAGAAGTAAATGACGACAAATAATCATTATTAAACAAAATCGTTGAACGATAAAGTCAAAGTCAGGTCATTCTTGGCTTTGGCTTTTTCTTTGAGAGATTTTTGCAGGGGGAATCCCTTTTATTCTTGCAAGACATTTTACCACAATGTTAAAATAATCTTTATGTGAATCGAGTCGGGAGTGTGTTTTATGAGTAAACGGGACTTTTATGATGTATTGGGGCTCTCAAAGGGAGCCAGTAAAGATGAAATAAAAAAAGCATATAGAAAGCTTTCAAAAAAATACCATCCGGATATCAACCAGGAAGCTGATGCAGCTGAAAAATTTAAAGAAATCAAAGAAGCCTATGAGGTATTGTCAGACGATCAAAAACGTGCGCATTATGATCAGTTTGGACATACTGATCCAAATCAAGGCTTCGGTGGTTTCGGTGGATCGGACTTTGGCGGCGGCGGGTTCGGCGGCTTTGAAGATATTTTCAATACATTCTTTGGCGGCGGCGGTTCCAGAAGGCGTGATCCAAATGCACCTAGACAAGGAGCCGATCTCCAATATACGATGACACTATCTTTCGAAGATGCGGTATTCGGCAAGGAAACCGACATTGAAATTCCTAGGGAAGAAACTTGCGAAACGTGTCATGGGTCTGGTGCCAAGCCTGGAACTAAGCCTGAAACATGTTCACACTGCCAAGGAACAGGGCAGCTGAATGAGGAGCAGAATACACCATTTGGACGAATCGTCAATCGCAGGGTCTGCCATTACTGCCAGGGAACAGGGAAACAGATTAAAGATAAATGTTCGACATGCGGTGGAGCCGGAAAAGTGAAAAAACGCAGAAAAATCAATGTGAAGATCCCGGCTGGCATCGATGATGGTCAACAGCTGCGTGTCACTGGCCAAGGAGAACCAGGAGTAAATGGAGGTCCTTCAGGAGATCTTTATGTAGTCTTCCATGTTCGTTCCCATGAATTCTTTGAACGCGATGGTGATGACATTTATTGCGAAATGCCAATTACCTTCGTTCAATCCGCATTGGGAGATGAAATTGAAGTACCTACGCTGCATGGCAAAGTGAAGTTGAAGGTTCCTGCAGGGACACAGACAGGCACGCGTTTCAGATTGAAAGGCAAAGGAGTGCCGAATGTACGAGGCTATGGCGTTGGAGATCAGCATATCAAGGTCAAAGTAGTGACACCGACGAAAATGAACGAAAAACAGAAACAGCTTTTGAGAGAATTTGCTGACCTCAGTGGTCAAGTTTTGGATGAACATCAGGAGAGTTTCTTTGACAAAGTAAAACGAGCTTTTAAAGGTGAATAAATAACGGGAACGGAGTTGGTAGATGCATGAAATGGTCAGAAATCAGCATACACACTACGAATGAGGCCATTGAACCTATTTCAAATATTCTTCACGAGGCAGGCGCGAGCGGTGTAGTCATAGAGGATCCTTTCGAATTGGAGAAAGAAAGGGAAGATCAATTCGGTGAAATCTATCAACTCAATCCTGGAGATTACCCTGAAGAAGGGGTCATTGTAAAAGCTTATTTGCCAGTCAACAGCTTTCTTGGCGAGACGGTGGAAGAAATAAAACAAGCGATTACGAATTTGGTGAAATTCAATATCGATATCGGTTTGAATCAGGTTACAATCAGCGAGGTCAATGAAGAGGAATGGGCCACTGCTTGGAAAAAGTACTATAATCCTGTGAAGATTTCAAAAAAATTCACAATCGTCCCTACTTGGGAAGACTATCAGCCAGTCAACAGTGACGAGCTCATAATCGAACTTGACCCTGGGATGGCTTTTGGGACGGGAACCCATCCAACAACGGTTATGTGCATTCAAGCGTTGGAAAGGACTGTGAAAAAAGGAGATTTCGTCATTGATGTCGGAACGGGCTCCGGCGTCTTGAGCATTGCTGCGGCAATGCTGGGGGCATCCGAAGTGAAAGCGTTGGATTTAGACGAAGTTGCGGTAAATGCAGCAAGATTGAATACGAAATTGAACAAGGTGCATGATGTCGTTTCTGTAACACAAAATAACCTGCTCAATGAAATGGAATTACAAGCAGATGTTGTCGTGGCAAATATTCTCGCTGAAGTTATTCTGCTCTTCACAAACGATGCAGCAAAGAATTTGAAAAAAGGCGGATATTTTATTGCTTCAGGCATCATCCAGCAAAAAAAACAACAAGTAAAAGATGCTATCATCGAAGCTGGGTTATCGATCGAGGAAACGATGCTTATGGAAGATTGGGTAGCGATCATTGCTAAAAAGAATTAAGTTAAATATTTTCAGGGGTGACTTTGATGCAGCGGTATTTTCTCGATGAACCATATAGAGGTGAAGGGCCGATCACTTTGGAAGGTGAGCATTTTCACCATATTTCCAGGGTGATGAGAATGAAAGAGGGAGATGCATTTTATACTGTGTTTCCCAATCGTGATGCTGCAAAGGCAGTGATTGAAAATATTACAAATGACCAGGTCATTGCATCCATTGTAGAATGGGAGAAAGGGACCAATGAGCTCCCCGTCGATGTGACAATAGCGAGCGGATTGCCAAAAGGGGATAAATTAGAGCTTATCATTCAAAAAGGGACCGAACTCGGTGCAGCGGAATTTGTCCCTTTTATGGCAGATCGCTCCATTGTGAAATTGGACGAAAAAAAAGCCGGGAAAAAGACGGAGAGATGGAACAAGATAGCGTTGGAAGCTGCAGAGCAATCACATCGTCATTCAGTTCCTCTCGTCCATTCCCCTGTCTCGTTCAAGCTGCTTCTTGATATGAGCAAGAAATTTGACTATAAGGTCGTAGCTTACGAAGAAGAAGGAAAAAAAGGCGAGAAATCGAACTTTGCCAAGTTTCTTACTGAAATGGACCAGGGCAAAAATGTCATGATCGTCTTTGGGCCGGAAGGTGGCCTGAGCGACAAAGAGATAACAGTATTTGAATCCAATGGATTTACCGTATGTGGTTTGGGACCAAGGATATTAAGAACGGAAACGGCGCCTTTATATGCATTATCAGCCATTTCTTATCAATTTGAGTTATTGAGGTGAAAAAAATGCCATCAGTTGCATTCCATACACTTGGATGTAAAGTGAATCATTATGAAACTGAAGCTATTTGGCAGTTGTTTAAATCTAGAGGGTACGAGCGTGTTGAATTTGAATCAACATCCGATGTTTATGTCATCAATACTTGTACCGTTACAAATACCGGCGATAAAAAAAGTCGTCAGGTCATTCGAAGGGCTATCCGTAAAAATCCTGATGCAGTCATTTGCGTTACTGGATGCTATGCACAGACTTCCCCTGCAGAAATCATGGCCATTCCCGGGGTTGATGTAGTGGTCGGGACTCAAGACCGGGTGAAAATGCTTGACTATATCGAGCAATATAAAGAAGAACGTCAGCCCATCAATGGTGTCGGCAATATCATGAAAAACCGTGTTTATGAAGAGTTGGATGTCCCTGCTTTCACAGACCGAACAAGAGCATCCTTGAAAATTCAGGAAGGCTGCAACAATTTCTGTACTTTCTGCATCATTCCATGGGCTCGCGGGCTGATGAGATCTCGTGATCCCAAGGAAGTAGTTCGCCAAGCTCAACAGCTGGTTGATGCAGGCTATAAAGAGATCGTCTTGACCGGCATCCATACTGGCGGATATGGGGAAGATATGAAGGATTATAATCTTGCCCAGCTTTTAAGGGATATCGAGAAAAATGTAAAAGGCGTCAAACGCCTGCGCATTTCATCGATCGAAGCAAGCCAATTGTCGGATGAAGTAATCGAGGTCATCGATCAATCGAATATTGTGGTACGGCACTTGCACGTCCCCCTTCAATCAGGCTCCAATACAGTTTTAAAACGGATGCGGAGAAAATATACGATGGAGTTCTTTGGTGAGAGGTTAAATATGCTCAAAAAGGCACTCCCTGGCCTTGCAGTTACATCCGATGTGATTGTAGGATTCCCAGGTGAAACAGAAGAAGAGTTCATGGAAACCTATAATTTCATCAAGGAACATAAATTTTCTGAGCTGCATGTATTCCCTTATTCCAAAAGAACGGGAACCCCAGCAGCAAGAATGGATGATCAAGTCGATGAAGAAATCAAAAACGAACGCGTTCATCGTCTGATTAACTTGTCAGATCAGCTCGCAAAGGAATATGCTTCACAATTTGAAGATGAAGTTCTTGAGGTCATACCTGAAGAGCCATTTAAAGAAGATGGAAGCGAAGATTTATACGTCGGCTACACAGATAATTATTTGAAGGTCGTATTCCCTGCTTCCGAAGATATGATCGGCAAGCTTGTAAAGGTGAAAATCACGAAGGCAGGATATCCTTATAACGAGGGACAATTCGTGAGAGTGATGGAAGACCATCATATTGAAGACGAAGAAAGTCATGCTGTTTAGTCATATATTAAAGAGGCTGGGACAAAAATGTTTTAGTCGAAGAAAACCCGAACTATAATCCGAAATCTTTCCATGAAATTCGGATTCGTTCGGGTTTTTCATATTAAAACGTGTTTGTTGTCATCAGCATAATCTAGGTGTTGATTGGAGCGGAAGGTGCGAGATTCCGTAGGGATTAGCGGGCAGGGTGAGACCACGCAGCGCAAATAAACATTGTACCGACTTTGATGAATAGCAACAAAACTTGCGAGAAGAGCCTTCAAAAAAACCTTTCAAACTAAATCCTTCATAAAAAATCTTCAATGGATAAAAATAATATCGAATTTCTTCGAGAAGAATGATATATTAAAGAGGTACGTACAACCGAAAGGAGATTTTTATAATGACTCAAAATATTGCAGGAATGATTGATCATACACATTTAAAGCCAGAGGCAACAAAAGACCAGATTGAAAAGCTGTGCCTTGAAGCAAAAGAATACAAATTCGCATCTGTATGTGTAAATCCTACATGGGTAAGCACAGCATATGAAATTTTAAAAGATACAGATGTAAAGGTTTGCACTGTTATCGGTTTCCCTCTTGGTGCGAATACACCTGAAACGAAAGCATTCGAAACAAAGGATGCAATTGCGAACGGTGCTACTGAAGTGGATATGGTCATTAATATCGGAGCATTAAAAGATGGAAATGACGAATTGGTGGAAAAAGATATACGTGCAGTGGTCGAAGCTTCTAAAGGTAAGGCTTTATCAAAAGTCATCATTGAAACATGTTTGTTGAGCGATGAAGAAAAAGTCCGTGCATGTGAATTATCCGTAAAAGCTGGAGCGGACTATGTGAAAACATCCACTGGTTTTTCTACAGGCGGTTCAACTCCTGAAGATGTTGCACTTATGAGAAAAACTGTTGGTCCCGATATCGGTGTGAAAGCATCCGGAGGAGTAAGAAGCGTAGAAGATGCAGAAAATGTAATCAATGCTGGTGCGACTCGAATCGGTGCAAGCGCAGGCGTGAAAATCGTACAAGGCTTGACAAGCGACTCAGATTATTAATATGATACAAGCTGTTCCACAAACGTTTTTGTTTGCAAGGAACAGCTTTTTTTATTTTTCAATGAACCTTCATGATCAGCCTTCCGAATTTCTCTGCAAAAGGTAAAACCAACAAAGAACAAACAAGATTGTAAATGACGCTGGCATGCGCCAATTGCATGGAAGGGGTTGTTGTAAAAGAAGAGGATATTTCTCCAAGGAGATGAATCATGGGATAAAACAATATTGCTCCCCCGACATTCAGCCATATATGAGCATAGGCTGTCCGCTTCGCCTCTTTATTTGCGCCTACAGCTGCAATCAATCCGGTAATGCATGTTCCAATATTCGCTCCGATCATAAAAGCAATCCCAGATTCCAGGGGAACAATGCCTGCCTGCAAAAAGCTCATCATCATACCTGTTGTAGCTGTACTCGACTGAACGATGGCCGTCAGGATGATACCGAATAACATTGAATATAAAAGATGACGATTCATCAATGAAAAGCCGCTTTGAACAAACTTGTACCCAAACAGGGGCTGGGCAAGCCATTCAAAGCCTCTCATTGCAGTAAAAATCATCCCCAATCCAACCAATACCCATCCAAGACTTTTTAATTTTGGCTGTTTCATCGCCAGAAGGCACGCACCAGCAATAATCGAAGGGATAATGAAAGCATCGATTGGAAACGAAATGAATTCCAATGTGAAAGTAGTCCCGATGTTGGTGCCTAATATAATCCCGATCGACTGGGGAAAGGTCAGGATCCCAGCTGAGACGAATCCGACGGTCATCACCATCACCGCTGAGCTGCTGTGCAAAATACCAGTAGCGACCGTTCCTGCCGCCATGCCTTTTAATGGGGAGGCTGTAAAGGAATGCATCCAGCCTTTTAATTGTTTCCCGGAGAGGTTATATAATCCGATCCTCATCCACGTCATGCCAAGAATAAAACAAACGATGAGCAAACAAAACAGGACAACAAGCATGATCATCACTCCTCCATTCATTTTATGGGGGAATTTTCATGGACATGCCAACTAAAAAGAGGAATTATCCTGTAAAATGTTGACCAATTTATTTCGATATATTATAATTGCAAAGTACATGATTGTTCGTATTGAGTAAAAGTAATTTTGACGGACAAGATGCTGCAAGTATCTTAAATACGATTCTTGCACGTTCTAAGAGGCACATGTCCTCTAAAAGACCATGTACGTGTAGTGTGTTCGGAGGGAGGGAAAGAGAGATGTCAAAAACAGTTGTTCGTAAAAACGAATCGCTTGAAGATGCTCTTCGTCGCTTCAAACGCTCAGTTTCTAAAACAGGAACTTTACAAGAGTACAGAAAGCGCGAATTTTATGAAAAGCCAAGCGTAAAACGCAAGAAAAAGTCTGAAGCTGCCAGAAAACGTAAGTGGTAAGAGAGGGTGTAGTTATGAGTCTTCTCGAACGTTTAAATGAAGATATGAAACAAGCGATGAAGAATAAGGAAAAAGATAAGCTCTCCGTCATTAGGATGATTAAGGCGGCATTGCAGAATGAAGCGATCAAACTTGGTAAACAAGAGTTGACGGAAGACGAAGAGTTGACAGTTCTTTCTCGCGAAGTCAAGCAACGCAAAGACTCCCTTCTGGAATTTGAGAACGCCGGTCGTGAAGATTTGGCGGAAAAAGTTCGCACGGAAATAACTTACGTTGAAATATACATGCCAAAGCAGCTCTCAGAGGAAGAAGTACGTCAATTAGTGGAAGAAACCATTAAGGAAGTAAATGCTTCTTCTAAGGCTGAAATGGGTAAAGTGATGAGTGCCTTAATGCCTAAAGTTAAAGGCAAAGCAGATGGGTCACTCGTGAGCAAACTTGTTCAACAACTTTTAACTTAACATAACTATCAAAAGAGTCGTGGATGATGCTCCGCGGCTCTTTTCTCTTTTTTTCTTTTTTTATTCGAAAATGAAACTATTGTTGAACATAAACGTACATATATTTACCAAAGCTAATTGAGAGAGGGGGGCAAGAATGC from Falsibacillus albus includes:
- the dnaJ gene encoding molecular chaperone DnaJ, whose amino-acid sequence is MSKRDFYDVLGLSKGASKDEIKKAYRKLSKKYHPDINQEADAAEKFKEIKEAYEVLSDDQKRAHYDQFGHTDPNQGFGGFGGSDFGGGGFGGFEDIFNTFFGGGGSRRRDPNAPRQGADLQYTMTLSFEDAVFGKETDIEIPREETCETCHGSGAKPGTKPETCSHCQGTGQLNEEQNTPFGRIVNRRVCHYCQGTGKQIKDKCSTCGGAGKVKKRRKINVKIPAGIDDGQQLRVTGQGEPGVNGGPSGDLYVVFHVRSHEFFERDGDDIYCEMPITFVQSALGDEIEVPTLHGKVKLKVPAGTQTGTRFRLKGKGVPNVRGYGVGDQHIKVKVVTPTKMNEKQKQLLREFADLSGQVLDEHQESFFDKVKRAFKGE
- the grpE gene encoding nucleotide exchange factor GrpE encodes the protein MAENNKHTEEMNENAEAVEEIFDETGAVESTEETISEDVSVEGASELEELQQKLEESENRYVRLRADFENFRRRVNLDKEASEKYRAQSLVSDLLPAIDNFERALQMAPEDEKSKSLLQGMEMVYRSLLDALKKEGVEVIESVGNEFDPHLHQAVMQVEDSEAGSNVVVEEFQKGYKLKDRVIRPSMVKVSQ
- the hemW gene encoding radical SAM family heme chaperone HemW, producing the protein MINSAYIHIPFCHHICHYCDFNKFFFQGQPVDEYLDALKKEMELSLEADPTQRLQTVFVGGGTPTALNEKQLGQLCLNIEETLPFSEGEYTFEANPGDLTLEKLKLLKSFGVNRLSYGVQSFNDELLKKIGRSHQAKDVYHSIDNAQKAGFENISIDLIYSLPGQTMGDFEATIDEALQFQLPHYSGYSLIVEPKTVFYNLMQKGKLNLPTEDAEAGMYELLMEKMDQHGLKQYEISNFSKSGYESRHNLVYWNNEEYYGFGAGAHSYVNGWRKANFGPLKKYMGPILEGNLPFIEEHLVSDAERMEEEIFLGLRKVEGVSLSKFEQKYGQKLLDVFKTPIEEMLEKQMLEVNASHLRLTKKGRFLGNEVFQAFLGVI
- the hrcA gene encoding heat-inducible transcriptional repressor HrcA: MLTDRQLFILQVIVDDFIRSAQPVGSRSLSKKEEITFSSATIRNEMADLEDLGFIEKTHTSSGRVPSEKGYRFYVDHLLSPQKLNSKDIGIIRSIFAEKIYEMEKIVQNSAKILSELTNYTSIVLGPELKENRLKKLQIVPLNSETAIAIIVTDTGHVENRMFNIPTGLDSGGIEKMVNILNDRLMGIPLVDLKDKIYKEVAHILKQHIQNYDSILETIGDTLSVQKHEKIFFGGKTNMLNQPEFNDVQKVRSILNMIEQEQGLYELFKKTPKGIHVKIGKENQNITTENVSIITATYSMGDEQLGKIAILGPTRMEYSRVISLLDFLTHDMSQALTKLYQSE
- the dnaK gene encoding molecular chaperone DnaK, which produces MSKIIGIDLGTTNSCVAVLEGGEAKVIPNPEGNRTTPSVVSFKNGERQVGEVAKRQAITNPNTIISVKRHMGTDHKIEAEGKDYTPQEISAMILQYLKSYAEDYLGEKVEKAVITVPAYFNDAERQATKDAGKIAGLEVERIINEPTAAALAYGMDKTDEDQTILVYDLGGGTFDVSILELGDGVFEVRSTAGDNRLGGDDFDQVIIDYLVQEFKKENGIDLSKDKMALQRLKDAAEKAKKDLSGVTSTQISLPFITAGEAGPLHLEINLTRAKFDEISASLVERTMGPTRQALKDAGMSPSDIDKVILVGGSTRIPAVQDAIKKEVGKDPHKGVNPDEVVAMGAAIQGGVLTGDVKDVVLLDVTPLSLGIETMGAVFTKLIERNTTIPTSKSQVFSTAADNQTAVDIHVLQGERPMASDNKTLGRFQLSDIPPAPRGVPQIEVKFDIDKNGIVNVSAKDLGTGKEQNITIKSSSGLSEDEVERMVKEAEENADADKKRKEEVELKNEADQLVFQTEKTLKDLEGKVEEEEVKKAEAAKEELKAAIEKNDLEEIRQKKDALQEIVQNLSMKLYEEAQKQAEAQQGANGGQEGGKDDVVDAEYEEVNDDK
- the prmA gene encoding 50S ribosomal protein L11 methyltransferase gives rise to the protein MKWSEISIHTTNEAIEPISNILHEAGASGVVIEDPFELEKEREDQFGEIYQLNPGDYPEEGVIVKAYLPVNSFLGETVEEIKQAITNLVKFNIDIGLNQVTISEVNEEEWATAWKKYYNPVKISKKFTIVPTWEDYQPVNSDELIIELDPGMAFGTGTHPTTVMCIQALERTVKKGDFVIDVGTGSGVLSIAAAMLGASEVKALDLDEVAVNAARLNTKLNKVHDVVSVTQNNLLNEMELQADVVVANILAEVILLFTNDAAKNLKKGGYFIASGIIQQKKQQVKDAIIEAGLSIEETMLMEDWVAIIAKKN
- a CDS encoding 16S rRNA (uracil(1498)-N(3))-methyltransferase codes for the protein MQRYFLDEPYRGEGPITLEGEHFHHISRVMRMKEGDAFYTVFPNRDAAKAVIENITNDQVIASIVEWEKGTNELPVDVTIASGLPKGDKLELIIQKGTELGAAEFVPFMADRSIVKLDEKKAGKKTERWNKIALEAAEQSHRHSVPLVHSPVSFKLLLDMSKKFDYKVVAYEEEGKKGEKSNFAKFLTEMDQGKNVMIVFGPEGGLSDKEITVFESNGFTVCGLGPRILRTETAPLYALSAISYQFELLR